The DNA region GGTCGCGATCGTAGGGAACGATGTCGATCTTTTCGCCGCGGAGCTCTTGGACGACCGCCTGAACGCGGGAGCCCTTCATGCCGACGCACGCGCCGACGGGATCGACGTCGGCGTCGCGGCTAGCAACGGCGATCTTCGAGCGGGCGCCGGGCTCGCGCGCGCAGGCGACGATGCGAACGATGCCTTCGTAGATTTCCGGAACCTCGGCTTCGAAGAGCTTCTCGACGAGCTTCGCGTCGCCGCGGCTCAGGATGATCATCGGGCCGCGGGCCTCGCGATCGATGTCCTTCACGAAGGCCACGATGCGGTCGCCGGGGCGGTATGTCTCGCGCGGCGTTTGCTCGCGGAACGGCAGGATCGCTTCCGTGCGGCCGAGGTCGACAATGATCTGGTTGCCCTTCTCGAAGCGGCGAACCGCGCCCTTGATGAGCTCGCCCTTCTTGTCCTTGAACTCGTTGAAGATGAGGTCGCGCTCTTCGTCGCGAACGCGCTGAAGGAGCACCTGCTTGGCCGCTTGCGCCGCGATGCGACCGAAGGAGTTTCGCGCCTGCTTCACCTTGAGCAGGTCGCCGAACTCTTTGTCCTGCTCGGCCGCCTTCTTCGCGTCGGACGGGTGCCAGAAGATCTGGAAGCCGAGCTCTTCACCGAGCTCCGCTTCGAGACCGACCTGCTGAGCGTCTTCGAGCGCGATCTCGCGCTCGTCGTCGGAGGGGTCGTCGACGACGGTCATGTATTGGAAGAGGTCGACCTGACCGGTCTGCTCGTTGAAGCGGGCCTCGAGCTCACGCGTCGGACCGAAGGCGCTCTGCGCGGCCTTGAGGATGGCTTCTTCGACGGTCTTGACGAGACGTGCGCGGTCGATGCCTTTGGCTTCGGCGACTTCCTCGATGACCTTGAGGAGGCTCTCGGTTTGCGGCATGGGCTGGTTGACGGTGGCCATTTTTTACCTCTGGACGCGTTTTGAAGAGGGAGCCGCCGAAGGCGGATCCGACGAGAGGGATGGGCTGCTAGCGGGCGCGCTTTCCGGCGCCCCGACGGCACGCGACGAGGGCGGGCCGGAAAGGTCACCAGACCGTCTTGACGTGGGCGCGCCCTTTTTTCCGGGGCCCTTTCCAGGCTTCTCGGATTTTGGGAACTCGAAGACGAGGCGAGCCGAGGTGACATCGGCGACGAGAAACTCGTAGCTGCGCGGCCCGTCGACCAGCGTGACCGAACCGCCCTTGGTCTCGCCGAGAATGCCGACGAGGACCTTTTGCCCTTGCACAGCGCGCTCAAGCTTCACCTTGGCCTTTTCGCCGGCGAACCGTGAAAAGTCGGCCTCCGTGCGGAGAGGGCGCTCGACGCCGGGGGTCGACACCTCGAGGTGATAGCGGTGCGCCACCACCTCCACGACATCGAGCGCCGGGCTCAAATCGCGCGCGATCTTCGAGCAGGTGTCGAGGTCAACGGCGGCCTCGCGCGTCGACGCCTTTCGCTCGGCTGAGCCGAACTTCTCGACGAAGATGCGAAGCACCCAGCCACTCGGCTCGCTCTTAAATTCCACGTCCATGACCTCCGCACCGTGGGCGCGCGCAATGGGCGCGAGGACCGGATCAAGCCGGGCACGGTCGAGGGTGAACGGAGCGGGGGACATGCGGATTGGCGAGGTTTTTGGAGGGTTACGCTGGGGACGAGGCAAAAAAAAACGCGGGCTCCCGGCGTGGGGTCCGCGTCACACAACCACCAGCTGAGGCCGGCAGCGATATAGCCGGCCTTTCGGGGGCGCGCAAGCTCGGCGGCGTCGGATTCGAAAGTTGCTAACGGAGCGTCACAACCTATTGTGATCACTGGATGAATCGCTGAGCCGAGGACAACGTCGCGACGAGGGTCGCTTGGCGCTCTGTCGGATTCGCGGGTCAAGGCGGCGCGCGGAAGCGAGCGTGCCCGTGTAGCATGCCGCCCGTGAGCGGGCCCGTCGACACGGAGGCCATCCGCATCGAATACGTTGCGGCTGCGTCCTGCCCGAGCGCGGACTCGTTCCGCGCGC from Myxococcales bacterium includes:
- the nusA gene encoding transcription termination/antitermination protein NusA, coding for MATVNQPMPQTESLLKVIEEVAEAKGIDRARLVKTVEEAILKAAQSAFGPTRELEARFNEQTGQVDLFQYMTVVDDPSDDEREIALEDAQQVGLEAELGEELGFQIFWHPSDAKKAAEQDKEFGDLLKVKQARNSFGRIAAQAAKQVLLQRVRDEERDLIFNEFKDKKGELIKGAVRRFEKGNQIIVDLGRTEAILPFREQTPRETYRPGDRIVAFVKDIDREARGPMIILSRGDAKLVEKLFEAEVPEIYEGIVRIVACAREPGARSKIAVASRDADVDPVGACVGMKGSRVQAVVQELRGEKIDIVPYDRDPARFVCAAIQPAEVNKVIVNEGEGRMELVVPDEKLSLAIGRKGQNVRLAAQLTGWKLDIISEAKFKQMEEEAISALQQIEGVTEALARNMYRLGFRALEEVAEASEQELTSIQGVTAEFAATLKDSAEGTMERLRQERVKAAESRVEPLTEKERLLFVRGVGERTLQLLEEAGYKSVEDLLREDEDKLAIKTGLGIKKARVIKHGAEQFMTHEWKHIDAARKAAAARAREATA
- a CDS encoding ribosome maturation factor RimP → MSPAPFTLDRARLDPVLAPIARAHGAEVMDVEFKSEPSGWVLRIFVEKFGSAERKASTREAAVDLDTCSKIARDLSPALDVVEVVAHRYHLEVSTPGVERPLRTEADFSRFAGEKAKVKLERAVQGQKVLVGILGETKGGSVTLVDGPRSYEFLVADVTSARLVFEFPKSEKPGKGPGKKGAPTSRRSGDLSGPPSSRAVGAPESAPASSPSLSSDPPSAAPSSKRVQR